The following proteins are encoded in a genomic region of Lachnospiraceae bacterium KM106-2:
- a CDS encoding flavodoxin: MKTLIMYYTFGGSSKKEAEKLASENEKSVLCQVTEVKKKNIFTAFFSGCPNAMKRKASKINNLSQDPEKFDRIILVAPIWAGYPVPAFNAMVELLPEGKEVSVYLCSGGGEAPKSKEGTCKLITDRNCKLLAYHDVKTGK, encoded by the coding sequence ATGAAGACTTTAATTATGTATTATACTTTTGGTGGAAGCTCAAAAAAGGAAGCAGAGAAATTAGCATCAGAAAATGAGAAATCCGTCCTTTGTCAGGTAACAGAGGTAAAGAAAAAGAATATTTTTACCGCTTTCTTTTCCGGGTGTCCGAATGCAATGAAAAGAAAAGCTTCTAAGATAAACAACTTATCACAGGATCCGGAGAAATTTGATCGAATTATATTGGTCGCACCTATTTGGGCGGGATATCCAGTGCCGGCATTTAATGCAATGGTAGAGTTACTCCCAGAAGGGAAAGAGGTATCCGTTTATCTATGTTCTGGTGGTGGAGAAGCTCCAAAAAGTAAAGAAGGGACTTGTAAACTGATCACAGATCGTAACTGTAAACTACTTGCTTATCATGATGTGAAAACAGGTAAATAG